Below is a window of bacterium DNA.
TCTGTGAAACACCGCAGCGGGCTTTTAAGGAAAACAGTATTCCTGGAATCCTTGAGGCGGAGGATTATGATACCGGTTGTCCGGACGACGCTTTTTATGACCTGTCAGAAGTCAACGAAGGCGGGCAGTATCGAATCAGCGAACCGGTGGACATTGAAAAATGTTCAGCCGGCGGATATAATATTGGCTGGACCCGACTCGGAGAATGGCTGACCTATTCCGTGTTGGTAAAGAACACTGCTACGTATCAAATACACTTTTATGTCGCCTCCAGTTATGACAGCGGCAAATTACATCTGGAATGTGATGGTAAAAACCTGACCGGCATTCTGGCCGTTCCCAACACAGCCGGTTTTCAAAACTGGACCAGTGTAAAAAAGACGGTAAAACTCTCCGCTGGCCCGCATTTGCTGAAATTGGCAATCGACGGTGATTTTCTGAATCTTGACAAAATGGTATTTGAAGAACGGCCATAGCTGTTCATTACTTTCGGAGGTCAGCGTGATCTCTACCGAGTACAATTCAAAAATACCAGCTTTCGTTCGACCAGGACAGTCCTTGTCAAGTGCATCGTAAATATTGCGAAAAGGTGATGCAGTAAATATTAAGTAAAAAACAGTTAAAAAATAAGAAAGGAGTATTTCCACATGAAAAAACTAGTATGTGCCGTGCTGCTGGCTCTCCCGTTGATCTCATTAGCGCAGACCGCAAAGATCAAAATTGACATCGAGAGAACGATTGCGGAAATTGATCCGAACATTTATGGTGTGTTTATGGAACCCATTCATTTTAGCGGTAAAAGACTGGGTTTGCCTGACACGGCCAGCTTTAATACGCTGTATGGAAATTTATACGATCCCGCTTCGCCCTTGGCGGATGAGAACGGTTTTCGAAAGGATTATATCGAAGCCATGAAGGAGCTGAAGATCGCTAATATGCGCTGGCCAGGCGGGAATTTTGTCATGGGCTATAATTGGCAGGACGGCATCGGACCAAAGGCCCTGCGGCCTGGCCGCATCAATCTGGCCTGGGGAGGAGTGGATAATAACCACGTAGGTACCGACGAGTGGATCGCGTTGAATAAAGCAATAGGGAGCGAAAACATCATCTGTGTCAATCTTGGGCTGGCAACCATCCTCGATGCTTGTCACTGGGTTGAATACTGCAATTATACAAATGGCACCCATTATTCCGATTTACGGGCCAAGTATGGACACCCCAAACCCTATAACGTTAAAATTTGGGATCTTGGCAATGAAGTGGACGGCTCGCCCTGGGAACTGGGGCATAAATGCGCTGAAGATTATGTCAAAATCGCCCGGGAGGCGGCCAAGGCCATGCGGTCGGTGGACCAGACCATTAAATTGGTGGCGTCCGGCTCGTCCTATTATGAGAGTACCGGTCAATGGGTGGAATGGAACCGCAAAGTGCTGACCGGCCTGGCGGATAAGATCGATTATCTTTCCATCCATCGCTATTGGGAAGGCTCCGATGATTACTATACTTTTATGGGGCAAAGTGCGATGGATTTTGAGGAAAAGATTACTGTTCCAGCCGCTGAAATTCGCGCCGTCAAAACGATGAAAAACATCGAGAATCCCATCTATATCTCCTTTGATGAATGGGGCACTTTTGGCCGAGATTTCCTGTCCGTATTGCCTATTGCGCAATGTTTCAACTCTTTTCTGCGCCACGCCGATGTCGTTAAAATGGCCAATTTCACCATGGCGACCTCTTTATTGGCAAGCGACCGGGAAAAAGGCACCTACCGATCACCCTTGTTTCATGTATTTAAACTGTTCTCAAATAACTGTCGCGGCAATTCAATCGATACATACGTTCAATGCGACACTTTCAACACCGAAAAATACAAGGGTATACCCTATCTGGACGTCACCTCGGTTTATGCCAGGGAATCCAAAACCGTCTATGTCAACGTTGTTAACCGGCATAAGGGAAAAAGCATAACAGCTGATATTTTCAGCAACTCGGGCACGTTTTCCGGGAATGCCGAGACTACACTTTTAACGGTCGCTTCACTGGAAGAGCCGTTCAGTTATGACAAACGGGAGCAGTACCTTCCGGTCGGCAGAACCATAAAAACAGCAGGAAATAAAATCGTCGTTTCGTTCCCGGCGCATTCGTTTACCCAGATCAAAATTGCTTTAAAACCCTGATGGTGCCGGCTGTTTGAAGGCCAAAGGAAGCACGCCATACGGTGTGCCAAAATCCTCGAGTTTGCCGTGGCTACTGCTTACATGCATGAGGCAACCATGAATTCGCCGGACATCATAGCAACTCTCAAAGAAGGATGCATGACTATGAAAAAGTACTTCTGCCTGATTCTGCTCTCCGTTATGTGTTTGTATTCATGGAGCTTTTCGGGCGACGATTGTGAAAAAGATATCGACGACAAAAGAGGGGTAATGGTTCCCTGGCAAAAAGGAGCCCATGAAACCGGCAAGTACCGCAATGTTTTTCTGGAGGCCGGTTATAAACAGGAAGATATCGATGCAAAACTGGCTAAAGCCTATTATGATGTATTCGAGGGACCGAACCGTGTCTATTTTCAAGTGGGCGATACCATGGCCTACATATCCGATTTGAAGAATCACGATGCACGCACCGAGGGACTTTCGTACGGCATGATGGTCGCCGTTCAGCTTGACAGGAAAGATGTGTTCGACCGTTTATGGCGCTGGACGAAAAAGACGATGCAGCACCAGGGCGGCGCGCGCGATGCCTATTTTGCATGGAGCGTTAAACCGGAAACCGGCGAGCACAATGCCGAGGGTTCAGCTTCCGACGGCGAGTTGTATTTTATCACATCGCTGTTGTTCGCCGGCAACCGCTGGGGGAATCATACCGGCATCAACTATTACGGAGAGGCGCGCAGAATTCTCGATGCCATGTGGCGTAAGGATGGAACAGCGGGGATTATGAATGTAATTAATGTCAAGGAGAAAAAGATTACATTCGTGCCGGACCTGTCGGGTTATGACTGGACCGATCCTTCTTATCATGTACCGGCCTTTTTCGAGATATGGGCTGAATACGCCCACGATGGTAAAGAACCGTTCTATAGAGAATGCGCCGATTCGGCCCGCGCTTATTTGCACCGGGCTTGTTCAGCTCCAACCGGTTTGAATCCCGACGTTACTGAATTCTCGGGCGAACCGCGGAGGTTCGGTTTTATGCCGGCGGCTTTCCGTTTCGATTCATGGCGCGTACCCATGAATATTGCGATGGATTATTCATGGTACAATAAAGACGGGACCTGGCAGCAGGATTATTGCAAAAGAATCCAGAACTTTCTTTTCTGCAAGGGCCTGGATACATTCGACGATCAATTCAATCTGGATGGAACTCCCCCCGCCTGGATACTTCCGGCCGGCGGCTACCAGAAATTGCGCCATTCATTGGGATTGGTAGCAACTTCTGCGGCGGCCTCGATCATGGGCACACAGGCAAAAAGCTGGAAATTTGTCGATGCCGTGTGGAATGCAAAACTGGAACCTTACGAGGATGGATACTTTGACCCGTACTATGATGGTCTTCTCTACCTGTTCAGTTTGATGCATCTAAGCGGAAACTATCGGATTATTACTCCTCAGACCAAATAAGAATAGATCGATGCCAGCTGCAAAACCGCAATCCTTTTGGCGGAGATATTCATCAACATTGCTGCGGCTAACCTATGAATGAAAGGAAAACCATGAAACACCTTACAATTGGTATCTTTGCTTTACTATGCATCAATTGTTACGGCCAACCATATTCGAAAAGCTGGAAAGATTTGAATTACGCTGGCGACTCATTCCAATATCACAGGTTAGATATTTATCTGCCTGTAATTGAAAAGCCGACATATCCTGTGGTGATTTCAATTTATGGAAGCGCATGGTTTGGTAATAATTTAAAAGGAAGCGATCTTGCAACCTTTGGCAAGGCATTGCTCGATGCCGGTTTTGCTGTTGTTACTCCGAACCACCGTTCGAGCATGGATGCAAAATTTCCCGCACAAATTCAGGACATCAAAGCCGTTATTAGATTTATTCGGACAAATGCTGCAAAATATCAAATTGATACTTCTTTTATAGGGATAAACGGATTTTCATCAGGTGGTCACCTGTCTGCATTAGCGGGAACTTCCCGATTTACTAAACAATTTACGGTCGGCTCGACCACCTATGATATAGAAGGCAATGTCGGATCAGATACGACAGTCAGCAGCTCAGTCCATGCGGTGGTCGACTGGTCGGGGCCTACAGACCTTCTGGTGCTGGATTCCTGCAGGAGCACTCCTCTTCATGACGGCGCCAATTCCCCCGAATCACTCCTCATAGGGGGCTCGGTTCAGGACAACCAGGATAAAGCAATGTTGGCAAATCCCATAACTTACATCGATGCAAACGATCCTCCATTTCTTATTCTTCATGGCGATGCAGATCAGACAGTGCCCAGCTGTCAAAGTACATTGCTTTTTGATGCTCTGCAGAAAGCGAATGTACCGAGTCAACTTGTTTTGATTCCCAATGCACAGCATGGGACAGGCATGTTTTCAGAAAAGTACTTCAAAATGATGATCGATTTTTTCACGACGATTTCCGGGATGACCGCAGTTGATGTCAAGGAGAGTAAAAATTCATCCAAGTTTTCGAGCTTTTCAAATTACCCCAACCCTTTTAATCCATCGACGACAATCGAATATAGTCTGAAGGATGACTCAATAATTGAGATCAAGATTTTTGATAATTTTGGCCGACTTGTAAGAAGCCTTTTCAAGGGCCAATCAACTTCCGGAACACATAATTTAGCCTGGGATGGCCGTGATGATAATGATAAGCAGCTATCAAGCGGTCTTTATTATTACCAAATCAAATCAGAAACTTTTTCTTCTGCTAATAAAATGTTGTTATTGAAATAATCGAAATTAAGTGCCCGATACCCCATTTTCAGAGCGCTAAGCCATAATCGGCAGCCTCATCATCTCTTAGCGACTGGGAAATTGACCAATCTGAATCTGGAAAACAAGGAAAATTGCTAAAAAGCATACAATTAGGCGATATCGTTGGGGGGCAACTTGCGCAGAAATTAAGGAAGGACTCTTTTAAAGCCGACGCGCTCAAAATAGCAGGTGCGTTTACAAATGACTTGTGCTCGATTCCGCAAAAAGCTAAATTGTGCAAAGTAGTGTGATTGCATAACCTCAGATTGGTACGGATGGCGCTGTCTTTTGCATTTTTTACGCTATAGCGTGTGATTTCATGATTCATGCTCTCCTCTTTATGCGCTCGCATTATGATGGTCTTCTTTACCTGTTAAATTTAATGCATTTGAGCGGCAACTATAGGATTATTGCTCCCCGGACCAAATAAGACTATACTATTGCCAAATTTGAAATCGCAATATTCTTCAAGGCAGGATAAAATGATCCTGCCTCCACTTTCACAAGCCAGCGGAGGTACGATTCGCGCATGAAACGGCCTGTCATTTTTTTCTTCCTGTTCACCTCTCTCTGCAATGCGCAAATGATGGATTCCTTCGACAAAGGGAAAATAGAGGGCTGGTTTTTACTCACCGGCGACGGCAATGCTGCGATCACTCTGGAACCAAAGAACGGCTACGCGACCATGACGGTGGATGGAAGCAAAGATAAATACAACTGCTATTGGACTTGTATCAAACGGGACGTCACTTCCTTTCTCGATTTAGCCAAGCTGAAAGATCCGAATTACCAGCTTCGGGTCGAAGCAAGAGTTCGCCTGCACAATGCGCCCCGCAGGTTGAACTTTATGGTCAATACCAACCGGACGACGGACTTTCATATCGACCTGATGGAATACGATATCGCAGATACAACCGGCTGGCATGTAATAAGCATGACGACAAAAAAATTCGATGCCCGCCCCGGGGATTCGGTTTATGTGCAGTTGTGCGCAACCGACTTTGGGCTCGAAAAAGA
It encodes the following:
- a CDS encoding alpha-L-arabinofuranosidase C-terminal domain-containing protein, whose protein sequence is MKKLVCAVLLALPLISLAQTAKIKIDIERTIAEIDPNIYGVFMEPIHFSGKRLGLPDTASFNTLYGNLYDPASPLADENGFRKDYIEAMKELKIANMRWPGGNFVMGYNWQDGIGPKALRPGRINLAWGGVDNNHVGTDEWIALNKAIGSENIICVNLGLATILDACHWVEYCNYTNGTHYSDLRAKYGHPKPYNVKIWDLGNEVDGSPWELGHKCAEDYVKIAREAAKAMRSVDQTIKLVASGSSYYESTGQWVEWNRKVLTGLADKIDYLSIHRYWEGSDDYYTFMGQSAMDFEEKITVPAAEIRAVKTMKNIENPIYISFDEWGTFGRDFLSVLPIAQCFNSFLRHADVVKMANFTMATSLLASDREKGTYRSPLFHVFKLFSNNCRGNSIDTYVQCDTFNTEKYKGIPYLDVTSVYARESKTVYVNVVNRHKGKSITADIFSNSGTFSGNAETTLLTVASLEEPFSYDKREQYLPVGRTIKTAGNKIVVSFPAHSFTQIKIALKP
- a CDS encoding glycosyl hydrolase family 8; protein product: MVPWQKGAHETGKYRNVFLEAGYKQEDIDAKLAKAYYDVFEGPNRVYFQVGDTMAYISDLKNHDARTEGLSYGMMVAVQLDRKDVFDRLWRWTKKTMQHQGGARDAYFAWSVKPETGEHNAEGSASDGELYFITSLLFAGNRWGNHTGINYYGEARRILDAMWRKDGTAGIMNVINVKEKKITFVPDLSGYDWTDPSYHVPAFFEIWAEYAHDGKEPFYRECADSARAYLHRACSAPTGLNPDVTEFSGEPRRFGFMPAAFRFDSWRVPMNIAMDYSWYNKDGTWQQDYCKRIQNFLFCKGLDTFDDQFNLDGTPPAWILPAGGYQKLRHSLGLVATSAAASIMGTQAKSWKFVDAVWNAKLEPYEDGYFDPYYDGLLYLFSLMHLSGNYRIITPQTK
- a CDS encoding prolyl oligopeptidase family serine peptidase; this translates as MKHLTIGIFALLCINCYGQPYSKSWKDLNYAGDSFQYHRLDIYLPVIEKPTYPVVISIYGSAWFGNNLKGSDLATFGKALLDAGFAVVTPNHRSSMDAKFPAQIQDIKAVIRFIRTNAAKYQIDTSFIGINGFSSGGHLSALAGTSRFTKQFTVGSTTYDIEGNVGSDTTVSSSVHAVVDWSGPTDLLVLDSCRSTPLHDGANSPESLLIGGSVQDNQDKAMLANPITYIDANDPPFLILHGDADQTVPSCQSTLLFDALQKANVPSQLVLIPNAQHGTGMFSEKYFKMMIDFFTTISGMTAVDVKESKNSSKFSSFSNYPNPFNPSTTIEYSLKDDSIIEIKIFDNFGRLVRSLFKGQSTSGTHNLAWDGRDDNDKQLSSGLYYYQIKSETFSSANKMLLLK